The Terriglobia bacterium genomic interval CAGCCAGCCCTCTTTACCGCGCAACGGCCGAGTGTGCAGTCGCCGCGGCAGTAGGCGATCCGCGATTTATGCCGATGAGCGCAGCTGAGCTTCAGGAAGTGGAGTTTGAGGTTTCGGTGCTGAGTCCTTTGAGCCGCGTTTCACATATTCATGAAATCGAGATCGGCACGCACGGGCTGCTGGTCAACAAGAACGGCTCGCGAGGACTGCTTCTGCCGCAGGTCGCGGCCGCATACGGCTGGGACCGCGAGCGATTCCTGCAGGAAACCTGTGTGAAAGCCGGTCTTATGCGCGATGAATGGATGAACGGCGCGGCGATCGATTGTTTCAGCGCCATCGTCTTCGCAGAGAAGCAATTTCACCACAGCCTCGCCACATGATTCTGACGCTTCCTTACCCCAACATCGATCCGGTGTTTCTGCGGCTCGGGCCCGTGCAGCTGCGCTGGTACGGGCTCATGTACATGGTGTCGTTCATCATCTGCTTTTTTGTACTTCGCCGTTACGCGAAATACAGAAAGCTGCAGATGTCCACCGACGACCTGTACGACTTTTTGTTTTATCTGATCCTCGGTGTGATGGTCGGCGGCCGCCTTGGATACGTCCTGTTCTACGATCTCGGCAGCTATCTTCGGGATCCGCTTTCCATAGTTGCCATCTGGCAAGGCGGAATGTCGTTCCACGGCGGATTCATCGGCATGATCCTTGCGACGATCTGGATCACGCGCAGGAAGGGCTGGAACTTCTGGGAGATTGCAGACCTCGGGGCGGCGGCGGCTCCAATCGGACTGGGTCTCGGACGCATCGGAAATTTTATTAACGGAGAATTGTTCGGCCGTGTCACGAACGTGCCGTGGGCGATGGTCTTTCCGGAAGGCGGCAGCATGCCGCGCCATCCCTCGCAGCTCTATGAAGCCATTCTTGAAGGGCTGGTACTTTTCTTCATCTTGCGCTGGTTTTACCGAAAGAACTTCTATCGGGGAACCGTGTTCTGGGCATTGCTGGCTTTCTACGGCCTGTTCCGATTCCTGGTTGAGTTTGTGCGCGAACCGGACGCGCAAATCGGTCTCGACCTCGGCCCATTTACGCGGGGACAGGAACTCACCTTTCCGATGCTGATCATCGGCGCCGCCATGATGATCGTGTGCATCCGGCGGCCCGCCGTAGAACCGGCGCCTCGGCGGCGCAAATCCCGCGCATAGGCAGGCGCGCTTCGAATACCTATCGCGTGCACCCCGAGTGCTCCAGATCGAGAGGACCCTGCCGCATGGTCTATTTAAGTTATTGGTTTAATGTGACATTCGGTCGTCCCTGACATTGGCAACCAACCTGCCGTTACCAGGAATATTTCGTAGAAAGGAACCCTCCGATATGAACCGAGTGGTAGTTGGACTGGCCGCGTTTGCATTTGCGATGGTGGCTCCGTCTGTTTTTGCACAGGAACACGATCACGGAGAGATCGGCGTATATGGCAACTATTTCCGGCTAAATGACTTGGGAAATACAAACTTCATGGGGGTCGGCGGGCGCGTTGGTTTTAATGTCGCCCCACGGGTCCAGCTTGAAGGTCAAATGACGTATGATTTCGCCCAGAACTTCACGTCCAGCAGTACTTCGGACTTCAGCACAACGATTGTCCGTTCAAATTTGACGCTGCTGCATGGACTGTTCGGACCCAAGGTCGATCTTGGAACCGATCATGCCCGCTTTTTCGCAACATTCCAGGGCGGATTCCTCCGGTTCGGGGTCGCGAACGGGTCGACCAGTAACAGCTTCACCAGCTCGATCAGCGGCTTCGGTGACAGCTCCACGAACGGTGCGCTTTACCCTGGGATTGGAGGCGAATTCTATGTCGGACCGGTGGGAGTGCGTGTGGATGTAGGCGACTTTATTTATTGGAACGCGGGGGGCCACAACAACCTGGTTGTCAAGTTCGGGCCGCAGATCAAATTCTGATAAGCATGGCTTGTGAGCGACCCCCTGCCGCCGCAAAGCGGCGGCAGGGGGTCGCTCACAAGGATTTTTTGGGCGAGACTCACCGCCGCTCGACCTCGTCGCCAAGCATCAGCGCGTCCACGGCATAGGTCACAAGCGCTGTCGAGGCACGCTCGCCGACTCGCACCACAACCACCTCTCCGACCGCGGTGCGCACATTCTTCAGTTTTTGCGTTTCGGGCGGCGCAGGGAACAGCCGCTGGTCGAAATCGATATGGCGGTAGGCAACAAACACATCACCGGGTTTGACGCTCTGGTCCTGGCCGATGTCGATGTAGACAATGGAGCCGACCTCGGCGATTCCACGTTCGACCGCTCCGAGGCGGTCATTCGTACGCACGCCCGGCGTTGCACCTGACATATGGAAGGTTGATCCGAAATTCAACAAGATGCTCTTTGCGGCGACGATAACCCCACTGGCTCCGCCGTTGACCATCATCGTCGGACTGAATGGACGCGGACGTGGAGGTTGGGGGAAAGCAACCTGATGGAAGGGCATTAAAACATCGCCCACTTCGACGGCATCCGCACAAGTGACCATCACCCGCGCGAGCGAGAAATCCGCTTGAGTCAGGACCACCTTGATCTGCGCGACATCCAGATAGTGCATCCCGAGATCCCGGCTCGCGGTCGTCCGGCCGTACGGA includes:
- the lgt gene encoding prolipoprotein diacylglyceryl transferase, producing the protein MILTLPYPNIDPVFLRLGPVQLRWYGLMYMVSFIICFFVLRRYAKYRKLQMSTDDLYDFLFYLILGVMVGGRLGYVLFYDLGSYLRDPLSIVAIWQGGMSFHGGFIGMILATIWITRRKGWNFWEIADLGAAAAPIGLGLGRIGNFINGELFGRVTNVPWAMVFPEGGSMPRHPSQLYEAILEGLVLFFILRWFYRKNFYRGTVFWALLAFYGLFRFLVEFVREPDAQIGLDLGPFTRGQELTFPMLIIGAAMMIVCIRRPAVEPAPRRRKSRA
- the amrA gene encoding AmmeMemoRadiSam system protein A; this translates as MFQLTEDAQRLLLQIARNAARSYLSGQSPHMPEIPPGILTESCGVFVSIHKGTNLRGCIGNLHSASPLYRATAECAVAAAVGDPRFMPMSAAELQEVEFEVSVLSPLSRVSHIHEIEIGTHGLLVNKNGSRGLLLPQVAAAYGWDRERFLQETCVKAGLMRDEWMNGAAIDCFSAIVFAEKQFHHSLAT